The Streptomyces tendae DNA segment AGCCAGGCCAGGGCGACCGCCATCGGTCGGACCCCACGCCGCTCGGCCACGGCCGAGAGCGTCGCGGACTGCAGCGGGGTGAACCCGCCGAGCGGGAAGAACGGCACGTAGGCGACGCCCTGTCCGGCGAGCCGGTCGACGAGGTCGTCGTCCTGCCGGTGGGCGAGGTTGTAGAGGTTCTGCACGCAGACGAACGGGGCGATGGTCTCCGCCTCGGCGATCTGCTCAGGGGTCGCGTTGCTCAGGCCGAGGTGCCGGATCAGGCCCTGCTCCTGGAGCTCGACGAGGGTCTCGTACGCCGTGGCGAGCGAGCCGGGACGCGGTCCCGTGGCGTCGCCGAGCCGCAGGTTCACCAGGTCCAGCGTGTCGACGCCGAGGGTCTCCAGGTTGGCGTCCACGGCGCGGCGCAGGTCGTCGGGCTCGCGGGCCGGGGGCCAGCCGCCGTCGGCGTCCCGGTGCGCGCCGACCTTGGTGACGACGTGCAGCGGGCCGGGGTAGGGGTGCAGGGCCTCACGGATCAGCCGGTTGGTGACGTGCGGGCCGTAGGCGTCGGCGGTGTCGATGTGGGTGATGCCGAGGCGCACGGCCTCGCGCAGCACGGCGAGGGCGCCGTCGTGATCGGCGGGCGGCCCCATCACGCCCGGCCCCGCGAGCTGCATGGCGCCGTACCCGAACCGGGTGACGGTCAGGTCGCCCATCGTCCAGGTGCCGCCGGGGAGCGTGGGCGTCGGAGTGCTGTCGGAAGTGGTCGCGGTGGTCATGCCCCCCACCGTGCGCCGCGGCCGGCGTCCCGCCCAGTTCCCCGGCGATCCTGGGAGTGACAGGACCAGGGACGGAACGCTCCGCGCGCCTACGATGGAACCCATGTCTGAGGAGAACCGGCTCGGTGACTATCTCCGGGCGCGCCGGGAGCTGGTGACACCGGCCGACATGGGCCTGCCGGTTCACGGAATACGCCGGGTGCCGGGGCTGCGCCGTGAAGAGGTCGCCCTGCTCGCCGGCATCAGCTCCGACTACTACCTGCGGCTGGAGCAGGGCCGCGACCGCAACCCCTCGGCGCAGGTCCTCGACGCGCTCGCCCGGGTGCTGCTGCTCGACGACACCGCCGCCGCGTACCTCCACCAGCTCGCCGCGCCCCGGCCCCGGGCCCGCCGCCGCCCGTCCCGGCGCCCGGCCGTCCCGCCGGCCACGGCGCAGCTGCTGCAGTCGGTCGGGCTGCCGGCGTTCGTGACGGACCGGACCCTCGACGTGATCGCGGTCAACCCGCTCGCGTCCGCGCTGGTGCCGTCCGTGCGGGTGGGCGAGAACCGGCTGCGGTCGTTCTTCCTCGACCCGGCCGAGCGGGATCTGCACGCGGACTGGTCGCACACGGCGGCCCAGTGCGTGGCCGTCTTCCGGCGGCGGCTCGGGTCCGACGTCGACGACCCGCGCGTGGTGCGGCTCGTCGGGGAGCTGTCGCTGGCGAGCGCCGAGTTCCGCAAGCTGTGGGCCCGCCACGACGTGCGGCCGGTCGTCGACAAGCCGATCCGGATGAACCACCCGCAGGTCGGGGAGCTGAGCCTGACCCTGTCCAAGCTGGACGTCGACGGCCCGGACGGGCTGATGCTCGCGGCCTACCACGCGGCGCCGGGCAGCGAGGACGCCGAGCGGCTGGCGCTGCTGGCGTCCCTGACGACGCAGCAGGCGCGGCGCGCGACGGAGCCGGCGCGGCACGGGGTGTCCGGCGGCGCGGGGCGTCGTCCGGGGCGCGCGGACGGTCGTCCGGGGCGCGCGGAAATCCGTTTGGACGGCCCCCGCCCCACGGCCTAGAATCGCCGCTTCCCCCGCCTCCCCCGATGGAGCGCCGCCGCCCGGACGGAAACCGGCCGGCATCGTCGCAGCACACCCGCAGCACGTTCCCGGAGGCACCCTCTTGTCCGCGTCCACGCCCGTAGACGAGCCATTGGACGGCCCCGCCGGCACCCCGGCCGACGACCCCCTGGCCCGCGAACGCTCCCACCTCGCCGCCTCCCGCTCCGCCCTGCGCGCCATGCGGGAGGACGCCGAGGCACTCGACATCCGCGACGTCACGGCCAACTGGGTGAACGCGTCGGTGCTGGAGCACCAGATCGGGGAGCGGATCAAGGCACTGGCCGACCTCAGCGACACCCCGCTGTTCTTCGGCCGCCTCGACTACCTGCACGCCCCCGGCGCGGAACAGGCCGAGGGCGCGGAGGGAGAGCTCTTCTACATCGGGCGCCGCCATGTGCACGACGCGGACGGCGACCCGATGGTGATCGACTGGCGTGCGCCGGTGTCGCAGCCGTTCTACCGGGCGTCCAAGAAGGACCCGATGGACGTCGCGCTGCGCCGCCGCTTCGGCTACACCGGCGGCGACCTCACCGCGTACGAGGACGAGCACCTCTCCGACCCGGCCGAGGCGGCCACCACCAGCAAGCTGCTCCAGCGCGAGATCGAGCGTCCGCGCGTCGGCCCGATGCGGGACATCGTCGCGACGATCCAGCCGGAGCAGGACGAGATCGTACGGTCCGGGCTGTCGGGCAGCGTGTGCGTGCAGGGCGGCCCCGGCACCGGGAAGACGGCGGTCGGCCTGCACCGCGTCGCGTACCTGCTGTACGCCCACCGTGAGCGCCTGGCCCGCACCGGCACGCTGGTCGTCGGGCCGAACCGGTCGTTCCTGCACTACATCGAGCAGGTGCTCCCCGCGCTGGGCGAACTCACCGTCGCCCAGGCCACGGTGGACGACCTGGTGGCGCACGTCGAGGTGCGCGGGACGGACGACGCGACGGCGGCGGTGGTCAAGGGCGACGCCCGCATGGCGGAGGTGCTGCGGCGGGCGCTGTACTCCCACGTCACCATGCCCGCCGAGCCGGTGGTGGTCGTGCGCGGATCACGCCGCTGGCGTGTCCCGGCGTACGAACTCGAGGAGATCGTGCGGCAGTTGCTGGACCGGGACATCCGCTACGGCGCCGCCCGTGAGGCGCTGCCGCAGCGGATCGCGCACGCGGTGCTGGTGCAGATGGAGCGGGCGGGCGAGGCGCCGGACGACCGGGTGCAGGACGCGGTGGCGCGCAACGCGGCGGTGAAGGCCGCCGTGAAGGCGGTCTGGCCGGCCGTGGACCCGGCGAAGCTGGTGCTGCGGCTGCTGGGCGACGCGGAGTTCCTGGCGGAGAACGCGGAAGGGCTGCTCGACGAGGAGGAGCAGAAGGCGGTCCTCCGGGCAAAGCCGGCCCGTTCGGTGAAGTCGGCGACGTGGTCGGCCGCGGACGCGGTGCTGATCGACGAGGCGGCGGACCTGATCCGGCGCACCCCTTCCCTCGGTCATGTCGTCCTCGACGAGGCGCAGGACCTCTCCCCCATGCAGTACCGGGCGGTGGGGCGGCGCTGCACGACCGGTTCGGCGACCGTGCTGGGCGACCTGGCGCAGGGCACCACCCCGTGGGCGACGCGCAGCTGGGAGGAGGCCCTGTCCCATCTGGGCAAGCAGGACGCGGTCGTCGAGGAGCTGACGGCCGGTTTCCGTGTCCCGACGGACGTCATCACGTACGCGTCCCGGCTGCTCCCGCACATCGCCCCGGGTCTCACCCCGGTCGCGTCGATCCGCGAGAACCCGGGCTTCTTCGAGGTACGCCGCTCCGAGGGCCCGGACGACGTCGTCGCCGCGTGCCGTGAACTGCTGTCCCGTGAGGGCTCGGTGGGCCTGATCGCGGCGGACCTCCGCGTACCGGAACTGGCCGAGGCCCTCAGGGCGGCGGGCCTGACCCACGTCTCCCCCGGCGAGGAGACGACGGAGTCCACCCGCCTCACCCTGGTCCCCGCGTCCCTGGCGAAGGGCCTGGAGTACGACTACGTCCTCCTCGACGAGCCCCAGGCGGTGGTGGACGCCGAACCCGACGAACGCACCGGCCTCCGCCGCCTCTACGTCACCCTGACCCGAGCGGTCTCCGGCTTGATCATCACCCACACGACCCCCCTGCCGGCCCAGCTGACGTAAGCGGCGACGTCACCGGAACACCGCACCCCGAACGGCGGCCCGACTCCCGCTTCCCGCTTCCCGCGGGCAGTCGTGCCGCAGGGCGGCACGGGTGGGCGCGGACGGCGCCCCGCGAACGCCGGGCTGCGGAAACCGCCCCCGCCCGGCGTCAGAGGGGCCTCACTCCCCCAGAACCCCCCGCCACCGGGCCACCGCCTCCGCCGAGACCGGGCCGGTCCAGCCGTCCGGGCGGGCCGCGCCGCCGATGTGGAAGGCGTCCACGCCCGCGTCCCGCAGGCCCGGTACGTGGTCCAGGCGGAGGCCGCCGCCCACCAGCAGTTGCTGCCCGTAGCCGGGCTCACCGCACCGGTCCGCCTCCGCGAGGAGGACCGGAAGGCCCGTGTCCACGCCCGCCGCCGAGCCGGCGGTCAGGTACGTGTCCAGGCCGGGGAAGTCCGCGAGCTGCTTGCGCAGGGCGTCACGGTCGGCCGCGTGGTCGATGGCTCGGTGGAACGTCCACCGGCACCCCTCCAGCTCGCGGGCGACCCGCTCCACCGCCGCCAGGTCCACCTCGCCGTCGGGGTCGAGGAAGCCGAGGACGAACTCCTCCGCCCCCGCCTCCCGCATCTCGCACGCCGCCGCGACCAGGCGTTCGTGGGCCCCCGCCGCGAAACCGTCCGCCAGCCGCAGCATGACCCGTACCGGGATGTCCACGGCCGCGCGGATCCCCGCCACCGTCGCCGCCGCCGGCGTCAGCCCGTCCGCCGCCATGTCGGTGACCAGCTCGAGACGGTCCGCACCTCCGGCCTGGGCGGCGACGGCGTCCTCGACGTCGAGGGCGATCACCTCCAGGACTGCACGCTTGCTCATGGGGCCCCATTCGTCGGCTCGGGTCGGCTCCTACAGGTCTAGTCCAATCCAAGCCTACGCCCGGTCCCCGGCCCGCGGTTCCCCACCCGCCGGTCAGCCGAAGATGTTCAGCTCCGCCGCCTGCGCCCCGGCGAGCTCGTACGAGACCCCGTCCACCGGGCGTCCGGCGTACAGCCGTACCAGGGTCGGCGCGTCGCCGATGAAGCGCGCGGGCGGCCGCTCCCCGGAGACGACGCCCAGCCGCAGCGGTTCGTCGACGTCGTCGAGGTCGGCGTGCAGCGGCAGATGCCCCCGCGCACCGGTGACCTGGGCCAGCAGGGCGAGCGCGAACGGCAGCCCCGCGCCCGCGTACGCGCCCGGCTCCCCGAACGCGGCCCGTACGTCCCCGGCGTGCACCCACTCGCCGAGCGCGACCCCGTCGAGCCGCCCGCCCGCCTCGGCGATGACCGGCCCCGCCTCGGTCATCCCGCGTTCCAGCTCGTCGAGGACCTTCGCGTTGCTCCAGCCGGCCCGCTCGGCGATGTCCCGTTCGTTGCACTCGGGCGAGAACACGTCCTTGTCGTACCGGCTCTCCACCACCCGGGACAGCGCCGCCGAGCAGTGCGCCAGCAGGTCCCGGACCGTCCAGCCCGGACACGCCGCCACCGGCAACGCGAAGTCGTCCTCGCCCCTCCCCCGCAACAACGGAAGCAGCGCGTCCCGCTCGACGCCCAGCAGCCGTCCCGGCAGTTCGGGGTCCCGTACCTCGTGCACATCCGCAGGAGTCGTCATGCCGTCCACGCTAGGGCCTGCGCCGCCGCCGGGACGGGAATCGCTCCGCAACGGCCGCGGGAGTCACCCCCAGGCCGAGGGACGTCGGGCGGACGAGGTGGTGAGGTCCGCGAGTTCGCCCAGGAGGCGGGCCGCCGGCGCCGGGTCGACCAGCCACTTCAGGTGGCTGCCCGGCAGCGTGCGGACGTCGTAGGGGTTGTCCGGCGTCAGCTCGTCGCCCTCGCGGATCAGCCGGTCCTGCAGGGGCAGCGGCATGCTCGTGTCGTCGGCCAGGCGGACGTACGTCTTCGGGATCCGGCCCCAGGTCGCGGCCTGCGCCCGGTCGGCGGAGGTGCCGACGTCCAGGTTCTCGTCGGGCTGGAAGGTGTTCAGGAAGGTCAGGAACTCCTCGTCGGTGCCGTCGGCGAGGAAGGCCGCCTTGAGCGCCGCGAGGGCGGCCGGGTCCGCGGTGCGGAAGTTGACGCGGAGCAGGCCGAGTTCGGCGGGGTTCCCGGCCGCGGCCAGGGCCAGCGAGGCGGCGTCGACCTCGGCCATCTCGGGCTCGGCGTAGTAGTCGCCCACGTCGAGCGCGACCGGGCACCAGGCGGAGACGTAGACGACGCGGTCGATCAGGTCGGGCCGCGCGTTGGCCGCGGCGGTGGCCGTGACGCCGCCCCGGCTGTGCGAGACGAGGATCACCGGGCCGTTCCGCCGGGCCCGCTCCAGGACCCCGATCAGGTGCGCGGCGTTGTCGGCGAGCGTCACCCCCTTGATCGCGCCGGGCGCGGTGGCGAGCCCTTCGGGGTCCTGCGGTGCCTGGTAGGCGCGGGTGTAGGTGGCCCCGAAGCCGTGGCCGGGCAGGTCGACGGCGACCGAACGGTGCCCGAGGAGGCCGAGTTCGGCCTGGAGCGGCGCGAAGGAGAAGGAGTTGGCGAAGGCCCCGTGGACCAGGACGAACGTCGGTTGCACCTGGCTGCTCACTACGTACGGTCTCCTTCGGGTCGGGGGCCGCCGGGGCGGTGTGCGGGCGGCGGTTCGCGCTCCGGCGGGTCACCCTACTCAGCGGAAGATCACCGGCACCAGCCGTTATCGGCCGTTCCGTCGGTGGCCTCATGGCCGGCATCCACGGCGCGCCGGGAGACGGAATGCGGTTGCGCCGGGCCTCCCGCCCGGCCAGGGTGCCAGGGGTGACCGTCCCTCCGGGAGTTGATGTGCCGTCCCCTCGTACCCCCTCCGTCAGCGCGTTCCGTCTCACGGACGAGAAGGCCGGGCCCTACGGCATCACGGCCGGTCCCGACGGCGCCCTGTGGCTCACCCTGGTGCACCGCGGAAGCGTCGCCCGCCTCACCCTCGACGGCGCGTTCACGGAGTACGCCCTGGACCCGGCCGGCTGCCGTCCCACGGTCATCGCGCCCGGACCGGACGGCGCGCTGTGGTTCACCCGCCTCCAGGACCACCGGATCGGCCGCGTCACGGTCGACGGCCAGGTGACGTCCTTCTCCCTGCCGACGCCCGACGGCGGGCCGTACGGCATCACGGCCGGGCCGGACGGCGCGCTGTGGTTCACGGAGACGGCCGGCGACCGTATCGGCCGGATCACCGTCGACGGGGAGGTCACCAGGTTCGCCCTCCCGGTCGAGGGCGGCTTCCCCTCCGCGATCACGACGGGGCCGGACGGCGCGCTGTGGTTCACCCTGAACGGCGCGAACGCGATCGGGCGCCTCACCCCGGACGGCGACACCGCCGTGCACCCCTTGCCCACCGAGGCCGCCGGGCCGGTCGGCATCGCCGCGGACGGCAGGGCGCTCTGGTTCACCGAGATCCTGGCGGGCCGGATCGGGAGGATGTCGACGGACGGCCGGATCACGGAGTTCCCCCTCCCCGACCGCGCGGCCACACCGCACGCCGTCGTCGCGGCGGCCGACGGGGAGTGCTGGTTCACGGAGTGGGGTACGGGCCGCGTCGGCCGGGTCACGGAGGACGGCGAGATCACCGAACACGCCCTCCCCGACCCGGCCTCCGAACCCCACGGCATCACCGTGGGGCCCGACGGCGCCCTGTGGACCGCCCTGGAGACGGGCGGCGTCGCCCGCGTGGAACGGCTGCCGTGACGGCGCGTCGGTACTCGTCAGCACCTTTGGCGCGCGTGCGCGACGAACGCCGACCACGCGGCCGGCGTCACGGCGAAGGCACCGCGCCCGCCCCGCCACCCGGAGGCGGAGACCGGCCGCGGGGGCTGTGGCTGGTGTCGCGGCTCGCGAGCCGGGTGTGCGCGGTGCCGCGCGCGGACGGCGGGCCGGGGAAGACGGTGCGGGCGGAGCCGCGGTTGTGACACCCGGGGCGCGCACGGGAAACAATGGCTCCATGGCCGACACCGACACCCTGCGTGCCCGTTTCGCCCGTGCGCTGGAAGGGGCCCGCGGGTCCGCGGACGGGCCGGATCCGTCACCGTACGCCGACAACCTGATCGGGCGCTGGCAGGAGCCGCAGCGGCGCTACCACACGCTCGACCACCTCACCGCCGTGCTGGACCGGGTCGACGAGCTGGCGGAGTACGCCGACGATCCCGACCTGGTGCGGCTTGCCGCGTGGTTCCACGACGCCGTGTACCTGCCGGACCGGTCGGAGAACGAGGAGCGGTCCGCCCGCCTCGCCGAACGGGCGCTCCCCGAGGCCGGGGTGTCCGAGGAGAAGGCCGAGGAGGTGGCCCGCCTGGTGCGGCTCACCGTGACGCACGACCCCGACGACGACGACCGCGACGGCCAGGTGCTGTGCGACGCCGACCTCGCGGTCCTCGCCGCCGCGCCGTCGGTGTACGCCGCCTACACCGCCGCCGTCCGCGAGGAGTACCACTTCGTGCCCGGCGACGCCTTCCGCGAGGGCCGCGCCGACATCCTGCGCCAACTCCTCGGCCTGCGGCGCCTCTTCCGCACCCCGTACGGCCAGGAGCACTGGGAGGCCACCGCCCGCTACAACCTGCGCGGGGAGCTGGAAATGCTGTCGACCCCGCCCCCGCCCTCCGCCTAGCCTCCCCGTCATGCATGAATCGGGAGCGGAACAGGTGGAGGAAGCCGTCGCGCACTGCGTGGCGGCACTGGGGGCGGTCGCCGGCCGTGACTGGACGACGGTGCGGGCGGGCCGGCTCGACTGGAGCTGCCGGGACACGGCGGTGCACGTCGCGAGCGATCTGATCTCGTACGCGGGCCAGCTGGCGGGCCGGGCGCAGGACGCGTACGTGCCCTTCGACATCACCCTGGACGGCGGCGGCGACGGCCTGGACCCGGCCGACAACGGCGGGGTGCTCCAGGTGATCGCCACCACCGGCGCCCTCCTCGCCGCCGCCGTCCGCACCACCCCCCGTGCCGTGCGCGCCTTCCACCCGTATCCCTTCCGGCACGCGAACCGCGAGGGTTTCGCCGCGATGGGTGTGGCCGAGGTGCTGCTGCACACCCACGACATGGCCGAAGGGCTGGGCGTGGCGTACGAACCGCCCGCCGGACTCTGCGCGTTCGTGCTGACCCGGATCTTCCCGCAGGTGAGGCCGGGCCCCGCACCCAGGCCGACGCTGCTGTGGGCGACGGGCCGGGGCGAGCTGCCCGGGCGGGAACCGGTCACCGCGTGGCGCTGGAGCAACAACCCCGTGCTCCGCTCGGAGCGGCTCACCCTGGAGGGCGTCACCCCGGCCGTCGCGGCGGACCTGTCCGTGGCGGGCGACGGCGGCTTCACCTGGGCGGGCGGTGCGCCCGCCGACGGCACCCGGGTGGGCTCCGGAATCACGGTCAAGCAGTACGAGGACGGCGCGTTCGCGCCGGAGTGGGGCATGTACGTACTGGTGCGGCGGGAGGACGACCGGGCGGTGGGCGCGATGGGGTTCCACGGTGTCCCCGACGCCGAAGGCCGGGTGGAGATCGGCTACGACCTCGTCGTGGACGCGCGCGGGAGCGGCTACGCGACCGAGGCGCTGCGCACCCTGTCGGCGTGGGCGCTCGGCCAGGAGGCGGCGGACACCGTGGTGGCCGTCGTCGAGGAGGGGAACGTGCCCTCGCAGAAGGTCGTCACCCGCGCCGGCTTCACCGAGGTCTCCCGGCGGGAGGGCCGCATCACCTACGAACTGCGCGCCTGACCTAGCCCGGAAGGCCCGTCCGCCAGGCGCCCTTGCGCCGCCGCAGCCCCGCCCCGTGCAGCAGCCGCACCACCTCACGGCTGCTGACCTCGACCGCGCCCGCGCGCACCGCGTCGGCGTACCGGTGCGCGGGGATGTCGTAGTGGTCCCGCTCGAAGGCGCGGCGCGGCACGCCCAGGCCGTCGGCGAAGAGGTGCAGTTCCGCGTAGGAGACGTCGCTCACCAGGTGCGACCACAGGCGGCCGTGCCCCGGCCAGGTGGGCGGGTCAATGTACAGGGTCACGAGGGGTCCGCCTCGCCCAGTCCGCCGACCGCCGCGACCTTCACGCCCGCCTTGTGGCACACCCAGTGCGGGTCCGGGCCCAGTTCCGGCTCGATCTCCAGCGCGTGCGGGTCGCCACTGCGGCACACCGGGCAGAGCGGCCAGCGTCCGTACCGCTCCAGCAGGGCGTCCTGCACGTCCTGGGCGACCAGGCCGGCCAGGAAACCGGCGCCCTCCGGCCACTGTTCGACCCACCAGCGGCGGTGCGAGACGGAGTCCTCGACCAGGGACACCACGTCCGCCTCGGCGACCCCGCGGGCGACCAGATCGGCCAGCACGAGGGCCCGTGCCGCGTGCAACGCTTGTTCCAGATGGCCGACCGGAGGGGTGCCGGGTTCACGCTCGGGGTGCATGTCCTCCATTGTGCGCACTCTTGACCCGGACCCCGGGGCGAAAATATCTTTCATTTTGTGACCAATGACGTGAAGGAAATTTTCGGGAGTGGTTCGGCCGGTGCTCCGCCCGCCCCGCCC contains these protein-coding regions:
- a CDS encoding HD domain-containing protein — translated: MADTDTLRARFARALEGARGSADGPDPSPYADNLIGRWQEPQRRYHTLDHLTAVLDRVDELAEYADDPDLVRLAAWFHDAVYLPDRSENEERSARLAERALPEAGVSEEKAEEVARLVRLTVTHDPDDDDRDGQVLCDADLAVLAAAPSVYAAYTAAVREEYHFVPGDAFREGRADILRQLLGLRRLFRTPYGQEHWEATARYNLRGELEMLSTPPPPSA
- a CDS encoding HelD family protein translates to MSASTPVDEPLDGPAGTPADDPLARERSHLAASRSALRAMREDAEALDIRDVTANWVNASVLEHQIGERIKALADLSDTPLFFGRLDYLHAPGAEQAEGAEGELFYIGRRHVHDADGDPMVIDWRAPVSQPFYRASKKDPMDVALRRRFGYTGGDLTAYEDEHLSDPAEAATTSKLLQREIERPRVGPMRDIVATIQPEQDEIVRSGLSGSVCVQGGPGTGKTAVGLHRVAYLLYAHRERLARTGTLVVGPNRSFLHYIEQVLPALGELTVAQATVDDLVAHVEVRGTDDATAAVVKGDARMAEVLRRALYSHVTMPAEPVVVVRGSRRWRVPAYELEEIVRQLLDRDIRYGAAREALPQRIAHAVLVQMERAGEAPDDRVQDAVARNAAVKAAVKAVWPAVDPAKLVLRLLGDAEFLAENAEGLLDEEEQKAVLRAKPARSVKSATWSAADAVLIDEAADLIRRTPSLGHVVLDEAQDLSPMQYRAVGRRCTTGSATVLGDLAQGTTPWATRSWEEALSHLGKQDAVVEELTAGFRVPTDVITYASRLLPHIAPGLTPVASIRENPGFFEVRRSEGPDDVVAACRELLSREGSVGLIAADLRVPELAEALRAAGLTHVSPGEETTESTRLTLVPASLAKGLEYDYVLLDEPQAVVDAEPDERTGLRRLYVTLTRAVSGLIITHTTPLPAQLT
- a CDS encoding Vgb family protein → MPSPRTPSVSAFRLTDEKAGPYGITAGPDGALWLTLVHRGSVARLTLDGAFTEYALDPAGCRPTVIAPGPDGALWFTRLQDHRIGRVTVDGQVTSFSLPTPDGGPYGITAGPDGALWFTETAGDRIGRITVDGEVTRFALPVEGGFPSAITTGPDGALWFTLNGANAIGRLTPDGDTAVHPLPTEAAGPVGIAADGRALWFTEILAGRIGRMSTDGRITEFPLPDRAATPHAVVAAADGECWFTEWGTGRVGRVTEDGEITEHALPDPASEPHGITVGPDGALWTALETGGVARVERLP
- a CDS encoding alpha/beta hydrolase — its product is MSSQVQPTFVLVHGAFANSFSFAPLQAELGLLGHRSVAVDLPGHGFGATYTRAYQAPQDPEGLATAPGAIKGVTLADNAAHLIGVLERARRNGPVILVSHSRGGVTATAAANARPDLIDRVVYVSAWCPVALDVGDYYAEPEMAEVDAASLALAAAGNPAELGLLRVNFRTADPAALAALKAAFLADGTDEEFLTFLNTFQPDENLDVGTSADRAQAATWGRIPKTYVRLADDTSMPLPLQDRLIREGDELTPDNPYDVRTLPGSHLKWLVDPAPAARLLGELADLTTSSARRPSAWG
- a CDS encoding GNAT family N-acetyltransferase; the encoded protein is MEEAVAHCVAALGAVAGRDWTTVRAGRLDWSCRDTAVHVASDLISYAGQLAGRAQDAYVPFDITLDGGGDGLDPADNGGVLQVIATTGALLAAAVRTTPRAVRAFHPYPFRHANREGFAAMGVAEVLLHTHDMAEGLGVAYEPPAGLCAFVLTRIFPQVRPGPAPRPTLLWATGRGELPGREPVTAWRWSNNPVLRSERLTLEGVTPAVAADLSVAGDGGFTWAGGAPADGTRVGSGITVKQYEDGAFAPEWGMYVLVRREDDRAVGAMGFHGVPDAEGRVEIGYDLVVDARGSGYATEALRTLSAWALGQEAADTVVAVVEEGNVPSQKVVTRAGFTEVSRREGRITYELRA
- a CDS encoding helix-turn-helix domain-containing protein — protein: MEPMSEENRLGDYLRARRELVTPADMGLPVHGIRRVPGLRREEVALLAGISSDYYLRLEQGRDRNPSAQVLDALARVLLLDDTAAAYLHQLAAPRPRARRRPSRRPAVPPATAQLLQSVGLPAFVTDRTLDVIAVNPLASALVPSVRVGENRLRSFFLDPAERDLHADWSHTAAQCVAVFRRRLGSDVDDPRVVRLVGELSLASAEFRKLWARHDVRPVVDKPIRMNHPQVGELSLTLSKLDVDGPDGLMLAAYHAAPGSEDAERLALLASLTTQQARRATEPARHGVSGGAGRRPGRADGRPGRAEIRLDGPRPTA
- a CDS encoding aldo/keto reductase family oxidoreductase; the encoded protein is MTTATTSDSTPTPTLPGGTWTMGDLTVTRFGYGAMQLAGPGVMGPPADHDGALAVLREAVRLGITHIDTADAYGPHVTNRLIREALHPYPGPLHVVTKVGAHRDADGGWPPAREPDDLRRAVDANLETLGVDTLDLVNLRLGDATGPRPGSLATAYETLVELQEQGLIRHLGLSNATPEQIAEAETIAPFVCVQNLYNLAHRQDDDLVDRLAGQGVAYVPFFPLGGFTPLQSATLSAVAERRGVRPMAVALAWLLRRSPNILLIPGTSSVAHLRENVAGASLDLTEEDLAALDTIGR
- a CDS encoding maleylpyruvate isomerase family mycothiol-dependent enzyme — encoded protein: MTTPADVHEVRDPELPGRLLGVERDALLPLLRGRGEDDFALPVAACPGWTVRDLLAHCSAALSRVVESRYDKDVFSPECNERDIAERAGWSNAKVLDELERGMTEAGPVIAEAGGRLDGVALGEWVHAGDVRAAFGEPGAYAGAGLPFALALLAQVTGARGHLPLHADLDDVDEPLRLGVVSGERPPARFIGDAPTLVRLYAGRPVDGVSYELAGAQAAELNIFG
- a CDS encoding copper homeostasis protein CutC, translating into MSKRAVLEVIALDVEDAVAAQAGGADRLELVTDMAADGLTPAAATVAGIRAAVDIPVRVMLRLADGFAAGAHERLVAAACEMREAGAEEFVLGFLDPDGEVDLAAVERVARELEGCRWTFHRAIDHAADRDALRKQLADFPGLDTYLTAGSAAGVDTGLPVLLAEADRCGEPGYGQQLLVGGGLRLDHVPGLRDAGVDAFHIGGAARPDGWTGPVSAEAVARWRGVLGE
- a CDS encoding DUF4031 domain-containing protein, which gives rise to MTLYIDPPTWPGHGRLWSHLVSDVSYAELHLFADGLGVPRRAFERDHYDIPAHRYADAVRAGAVEVSSREVVRLLHGAGLRRRKGAWRTGLPG